The Desulfohalovibrio reitneri genome contains a region encoding:
- a CDS encoding OmpA/MotB family protein: MKDEDEELGLEIEEEEEPQGKAGNWLVTYADMVTLLLAFFVLLFSLSTIDQTEFTDSFTAIKKALTGEGAEIATSRITSREASTLVEQIELRRSIEQAQRKVYQEVRYLQSTKGLEGVVSAKLDKGKITLRLPSEVLFASGSAQLQPRGKEVVARLKSFFIKHADQTINIKGYTDDVPPGPGSRFRDNWELSAMRAVNVLRFLVSLGISPNRMTATGLADLEPLFPNNTPQNRSKNRRVEFVLERIVS, translated from the coding sequence ATGAAAGATGAAGACGAAGAGCTCGGTCTGGAAATAGAGGAAGAGGAAGAGCCGCAAGGCAAGGCGGGCAACTGGCTTGTAACCTACGCGGACATGGTCACGCTGCTGCTGGCCTTCTTCGTGCTGCTTTTTTCCCTGTCGACGATCGACCAGACCGAGTTCACCGATTCCTTTACCGCCATTAAAAAGGCACTGACCGGAGAGGGAGCCGAGATCGCCACCTCGCGTATCACCTCGCGCGAGGCCTCCACTTTGGTGGAGCAGATCGAGTTGCGCCGTAGCATTGAGCAGGCGCAGCGGAAGGTGTACCAGGAAGTGAGGTATCTCCAGTCCACCAAGGGGCTGGAAGGCGTGGTTTCCGCCAAGCTCGACAAAGGAAAAATCACATTGCGTCTGCCCTCCGAGGTTCTGTTCGCTTCCGGCAGCGCCCAACTCCAGCCGCGAGGCAAGGAGGTGGTGGCCCGCCTGAAATCCTTTTTCATCAAACACGCCGACCAGACCATCAATATCAAGGGGTACACGGACGACGTTCCCCCGGGACCGGGGTCGCGGTTTCGAGACAACTGGGAGCTTTCCGCCATGCGGGCCGTCAACGTGTTGCGATTCCTGGTCTCACTCGGCATTTCGCCCAACCGCATGACGGCCACCGGCTTGGCGGACCTGGAGCCGCTGTTCCCCAACAACACGCCGCAGAACAGGTCCAAGAACCGGCGTGTGGAATTTGTCCTGGAGCGCATTGTCAGCTAG
- a CDS encoding motility protein A, which produces MDIATLLGLIVGLTMVIGAIFLGGTISTFINIPGIMIVVGGTLAAISVAFPFEEVIQAFYAGVKIFASRKVRPREVVDIMVKVAEISRREGLLALENIQTENAVLKKSCQLIADNADPSMIRDTLRIEITSMKRRHKVGQDVFRGLAAYSPSFGMIGTLIGLVQMLSRLDDPKSLGPAMAVALLTTFYGSLMATLIFLPIAGKLHARTMQEILHLEIIFEGAKSILENNNPRLVYEKLSSFIAPRERKYER; this is translated from the coding sequence ATGGATATCGCGACCCTACTCGGCCTCATCGTCGGCCTGACCATGGTCATCGGCGCCATCTTTCTGGGTGGCACCATCTCCACATTCATCAATATCCCCGGTATCATGATCGTCGTCGGCGGCACTCTGGCCGCCATCTCCGTGGCCTTTCCCTTCGAGGAGGTCATTCAGGCGTTCTACGCCGGGGTGAAGATCTTCGCCTCCCGCAAGGTCCGGCCCCGCGAGGTGGTGGACATCATGGTCAAGGTGGCGGAGATCTCCCGCCGCGAGGGCCTGCTGGCCTTGGAGAACATCCAGACGGAGAACGCGGTTCTCAAGAAGTCCTGCCAGCTCATCGCGGACAACGCCGACCCCTCCATGATCCGCGACACCCTGCGCATCGAGATCACCTCCATGAAAAGGCGGCACAAGGTCGGCCAGGACGTGTTCCGTGGGCTGGCTGCCTACTCGCCGTCCTTCGGCATGATCGGGACTCTCATCGGCCTGGTGCAGATGCTGTCAAGGCTGGACGACCCCAAGTCGCTCGGACCGGCCATGGCCGTGGCCCTGCTGACTACCTTCTATGGCTCCCTTATGGCCACGCTCATCTTCCTGCCCATCGCCGGCAAGCTCCACGCGCGCACCATGCAGGAAATCCTCCACCTTGAGATCATCTTCGAGGGCGCCAAGTCCATCCTGGAGAACAACAACCCGCGGCTGGTCTACGAGAAGCTGTCGTCATTCATCGCTCCACGGGAGCGCAAATATGAAAGATGA
- a CDS encoding biotin carboxylase N-terminal domain-containing protein, translated as MSARKHKVLVANRGEIAIRIINACRKLGLEFVCVYTAEDRHSGHVTHAVKHGGDKAAYQVASYHDANELLAVADHSGATAVHPGYGFFAEDFRFARRVVRRDRPLLWIGPSWRVIRELGDKINTKRLARRIGVPTVPGSDRPVYDEMEAEEIAESLFAFQAEQGLEDAVVLLKASAGGGGMGIEEIDRMDLFRSVYRRLRNYAKRQFHDSGVLIEQRIFDFNHLEVQVLGEATGQRHVHFGTRNCSIQSTGRQKRVEVAPGFAPDELAYAFDAGRVLEDITRHSLNLAAEVGYNSVGTWEWIVTPKGEPFLMEVNTRIQVENGISGAISAIKGEGPVDLIKEQVRVALGEPLGYGQEDIGFNGVSIEYRLIAEDPDNRFTPWVGTINRFDWRDAPWLSVLTHVPRDREYVIPTEFDPNLALAIVRGDDLEQAKKRGREFLDSLVLEGRDESGGSLRSNVAFLREKTEHLLEF; from the coding sequence GTGAGCGCGAGAAAGCACAAGGTCCTGGTGGCCAACCGCGGCGAAATCGCCATCCGCATCATCAACGCCTGCCGCAAGCTGGGGTTGGAGTTCGTGTGCGTGTATACCGCGGAAGACCGGCATTCCGGCCATGTCACCCACGCCGTGAAACATGGCGGGGACAAGGCGGCCTACCAGGTGGCCTCTTATCATGACGCCAATGAGTTGCTGGCCGTGGCCGATCATTCAGGGGCCACCGCGGTGCATCCGGGATACGGCTTCTTCGCCGAGGACTTCCGCTTCGCCCGCAGAGTGGTGCGGCGCGATCGTCCCTTGTTGTGGATCGGTCCCTCCTGGCGGGTGATCCGCGAGTTGGGCGACAAGATCAACACCAAGCGTCTTGCCCGACGTATTGGCGTGCCCACGGTGCCCGGCTCCGACCGCCCCGTGTACGACGAGATGGAAGCCGAGGAGATCGCCGAGAGCCTCTTCGCCTTCCAGGCGGAGCAGGGCCTGGAGGACGCCGTGGTGCTGCTCAAGGCATCGGCCGGTGGCGGTGGCATGGGCATCGAGGAGATCGACCGCATGGACCTGTTCCGGTCGGTCTACCGGCGGCTGCGCAATTACGCCAAGCGGCAGTTCCACGACTCCGGCGTGCTCATCGAGCAACGCATCTTCGATTTCAATCACCTTGAGGTCCAGGTCCTGGGTGAGGCCACCGGCCAGCGCCACGTCCATTTCGGCACCCGCAACTGCTCGATTCAGTCCACCGGGCGGCAAAAGCGGGTCGAGGTGGCTCCGGGGTTCGCCCCGGACGAACTGGCCTACGCTTTCGACGCCGGTCGCGTACTGGAGGATATCACCCGCCACTCCCTGAACCTGGCGGCCGAAGTGGGGTACAACTCCGTGGGCACCTGGGAGTGGATCGTCACCCCCAAGGGCGAGCCCTTCCTCATGGAGGTCAATACCCGCATCCAGGTGGAGAACGGCATCTCCGGAGCCATCTCCGCCATCAAGGGCGAGGGCCCGGTGGACCTCATCAAGGAACAGGTCCGGGTGGCCCTGGGCGAACCGCTGGGATACGGCCAGGAGGACATCGGCTTCAACGGGGTGAGCATCGAGTACCGCCTCATTGCCGAGGACCCGGACAACCGCTTCACCCCTTGGGTCGGGACCATCAACCGCTTTGACTGGCGCGACGCCCCCTGGCTGTCCGTCCTGACCCACGTGCCCCGTGACAGGGAGTACGTCATCCCCACGGAGTTCGACCCCAACCTGGCCCTGGCCATCGTGCGGGGCGACGACCTGGAGCAGGCCAAGAAGCGAGGCCGCGAGTTCCTCGACAGCCTCGTGCTCGAGGGCCGGGACGAATCAGGCGGAAGCCTGCGCTCCAACGTCGCTTTTCTGCGCGAAAAGACGGAACACCTGTTGGAATTCTAG